From the bacterium genome, one window contains:
- a CDS encoding MBL fold metallo-hydrolase, giving the protein MRLTFHGAARNVTGSSHLLEVNGKKILFDSGLFQGRRSEAWEQNSKFPFDPKEIDVLVLSHAHVDHSGKIPMLYRHGFRGPIYCTAATRDLANIMLLDSAFLQEKDAEFVNKLHKKKGLPPIHALYDTEDVVDVLGYFTTVGYHRKTAITPEVSITFYDAGHILGSAITLVEIKDGKRDVSLCYTGDLGRSDRPILRDPEHVGDVDYLISESTYGGREHLGSEIILDRLEDIIKRTVSRGGKVIVPAFSVGRTQELVYHLHELRETGRLPEIPIFVDSPLSVNATQIFRLHPECMDAEARKAILTHQNPFSFENLRYIMHVNESKALNGRQEPMMIISSSGMCEGGRILHHLRNNIEDERNTILVTGYNAEHTLGKRIVEKEPVVRIFGEEFKLNAEVFVLNSLSAHADRNELLAYHRRFDPKRLAMSFLVHGDLDQAQKLGLSMEDELGLDNVHIPSPGDSFTL; this is encoded by the coding sequence ATTCGCCTGACCTTTCACGGAGCCGCGCGCAATGTCACCGGCTCCAGTCATCTGCTCGAAGTCAACGGGAAAAAAATTCTATTCGACAGCGGACTCTTCCAGGGACGCCGCTCGGAAGCGTGGGAACAGAACAGCAAGTTTCCCTTCGATCCGAAAGAAATCGACGTGCTCGTGCTCTCGCATGCACATGTCGATCACAGCGGGAAAATACCGATGCTCTACCGCCACGGCTTCCGCGGTCCGATTTACTGCACGGCAGCCACCCGCGACCTGGCCAATATCATGCTGCTCGACAGCGCGTTCCTGCAGGAGAAAGACGCGGAGTTCGTCAACAAACTGCACAAGAAAAAGGGACTGCCGCCGATTCACGCACTGTACGACACTGAAGACGTTGTCGACGTCCTTGGTTATTTCACCACCGTCGGCTACCACCGCAAAACCGCCATCACCCCCGAAGTGAGCATCACGTTTTACGATGCGGGACACATCCTCGGTTCGGCCATCACTCTCGTCGAAATCAAGGACGGGAAGCGGGATGTCTCCCTGTGCTACACGGGTGACTTGGGGCGCTCTGATCGTCCGATTCTTCGTGACCCCGAGCATGTCGGCGATGTGGATTACCTGATCAGCGAGAGTACGTATGGCGGACGTGAGCATCTCGGCAGCGAAATCATCCTCGACCGCCTCGAAGACATTATCAAACGCACCGTGTCGCGCGGCGGAAAGGTGATCGTGCCCGCATTTTCCGTTGGCCGGACGCAGGAGTTGGTCTATCATCTTCACGAACTGCGTGAGACCGGGCGCCTGCCGGAAATCCCGATATTCGTGGACAGTCCCCTCAGCGTCAACGCCACACAGATTTTCCGCCTGCACCCGGAATGCATGGATGCGGAAGCGCGCAAGGCCATCCTGACACATCAGAATCCCTTCAGTTTCGAGAACCTCCGCTACATCATGCATGTCAATGAGAGCAAGGCGCTCAATGGCAGGCAGGAACCGATGATGATCATTTCAAGCTCGGGCATGTGCGAGGGGGGACGCATTCTGCACCACCTGCGTAATAATATTGAAGACGAGCGCAACACCATCCTCGTGACCGGATATAACGCCGAGCACACGCTGGGAAAGAGAATCGTCGAGAAAGAGCCCGTCGTGCGCATCTTCGGCGAGGAATTCAAACTCAATGCCGAAGTATTCGTGCTCAACAGCCTGAGTGCACATGCCGACCGCAACGAACTTCTGGCATATCACCGCCGGTTCGATCCGAAACGTCTCGCCATGAGCTTCCTGGTGCACGGTGACCTCGATCAGGCGCAGAAGCTCGGCCTCTCGATGGAAGACGAACTCGGGCTTGATAACGTCCATATCCCCTCTCCGGGAGACAGTTTCACGCTCTGA
- a CDS encoding 2-oxoisovalerate dehydrogenase: protein MITGLHPIEGPIPSTDNDTLRDWYRLMHLGRSLDEKAARYLKMSKGWSYHAPCAGHEGIQLAMGASFRPGKDFLFPYYRDLMTVLAAGMTVEEIVLNGLSRATDPASGGRHMSNHFAKPAIGIQNVSSCVGSHSLHAVGVARAIRRYDGDEISYYSSGEATTSEGYFYEALSGACREKLPVIFVLQNNGYGISVPVHEQSANTNIADNFHGFRNLEVLNCDGTNVLDSMQVMQQAVEYVRSGAGPAMVHADCVRMGAHSNSDRHELYRSEDELVEARRRDPLLRFRAWLLATERFTEEELGAIERENLEHMDAESARAEEAPAPDPSTVLKGVFADDTHVCPLSNEDFRRQMDKHAGEEEPVSLRDAINRALKEEFRRNPHTFLWGQDVASREKGGVFNITKGMQQEFGAGRVFNAPIAEDFILGTANGFCRYRDDIWVVVEGAEFADYFWPAMEQLVNTAHEHWRSNGQFAPNIIVRLASGGYIQGGLYHSQSIEGVLANIPGLRIVMPAFAEDAAGLLRCSFRTRGITIYLEPKYLYNHPAAKTGYPTQELCVPIGRARVRRPGSQLSIVTYGNTVHLALQAAETLAQEGVHCEILDLRSILPFDQEAVRATVLKTGRALVLHEAGLTGGFGGELAAWIGEHCFEHLDAPVRRLASLDAPVGFAKPLEDAVLVGRDDIITAARALAQY from the coding sequence ATGATCACAGGCCTGCACCCCATCGAGGGGCCCATTCCTTCAACCGACAATGATACCCTGCGCGACTGGTACCGCCTGATGCACCTCGGGCGCAGCCTTGATGAGAAGGCCGCGCGCTACCTGAAGATGTCGAAGGGCTGGTCGTACCATGCGCCCTGTGCGGGACATGAGGGGATACAGCTGGCGATGGGTGCGTCGTTCCGCCCGGGGAAGGACTTCCTCTTCCCGTATTACCGCGACCTGATGACAGTGCTCGCGGCGGGAATGACAGTCGAAGAAATCGTGCTCAACGGACTCTCGCGCGCAACGGATCCGGCCAGCGGTGGCAGGCACATGAGCAATCACTTCGCCAAACCCGCCATCGGCATACAGAACGTGTCCTCCTGCGTCGGCAGTCACAGTCTGCACGCGGTGGGTGTGGCACGTGCCATCCGTCGCTACGACGGCGATGAAATTTCCTACTACAGCAGCGGCGAAGCCACGACCTCGGAAGGCTATTTCTACGAGGCGCTCAGCGGCGCCTGCCGGGAAAAACTTCCGGTGATTTTCGTGCTGCAGAACAACGGCTACGGCATCAGCGTCCCTGTGCACGAGCAGAGCGCGAACACCAACATCGCCGACAACTTCCACGGCTTCCGCAATCTCGAAGTGCTGAACTGCGACGGTACCAATGTGCTGGATTCGATGCAGGTCATGCAGCAGGCGGTGGAGTATGTGCGCAGCGGTGCGGGTCCCGCCATGGTGCATGCCGACTGCGTGCGCATGGGCGCGCACAGCAATTCCGACCGGCATGAACTGTACCGCAGTGAGGACGAACTGGTTGAAGCGCGGCGACGCGATCCCCTGCTGCGCTTCCGGGCCTGGCTGCTGGCGACCGAGCGCTTCACGGAGGAGGAACTCGGCGCCATCGAGCGCGAAAACCTCGAGCATATGGATGCAGAATCCGCCCGCGCAGAAGAAGCGCCTGCGCCCGATCCCTCAACGGTGCTTAAAGGCGTGTTCGCCGACGACACGCATGTCTGTCCCCTTTCGAACGAGGATTTCCGGCGGCAGATGGACAAGCATGCCGGCGAGGAGGAACCCGTCTCCCTGCGCGACGCCATCAACCGCGCGCTGAAGGAGGAATTCCGTCGCAACCCGCACACCTTTCTCTGGGGACAGGATGTGGCCTCGCGCGAAAAAGGCGGCGTGTTCAACATCACCAAGGGCATGCAGCAGGAGTTCGGCGCGGGACGCGTGTTCAATGCTCCGATCGCCGAGGATTTCATTCTCGGAACGGCCAACGGCTTCTGCCGCTACCGCGACGATATCTGGGTGGTGGTCGAAGGCGCTGAATTCGCCGATTATTTCTGGCCCGCGATGGAGCAGCTCGTCAACACCGCGCATGAGCACTGGCGCAGCAACGGACAGTTTGCCCCCAACATTATCGTACGCCTGGCTTCAGGCGGGTACATTCAGGGGGGACTCTATCACTCACAGAGTATCGAAGGCGTGCTGGCGAACATTCCCGGACTGCGCATCGTCATGCCGGCATTCGCCGAAGATGCGGCGGGATTGCTCCGCTGCTCCTTCCGCACCCGTGGCATCACGATTTATCTCGAACCGAAGTACCTCTACAATCACCCCGCGGCAAAGACGGGGTATCCCACGCAGGAACTCTGCGTCCCGATCGGACGCGCACGTGTGCGGCGGCCGGGCTCGCAGCTCAGCATCGTCACCTACGGCAACACCGTGCACCTGGCACTGCAGGCGGCCGAAACACTGGCGCAGGAAGGCGTCCACTGTGAGATTCTCGATCTCCGCAGCATCCTGCCCTTTGACCAGGAGGCCGTGCGTGCTACCGTACTGAAAACCGGTCGCGCGCTCGTGCTTCACGAAGCCGGACTCACCGGTGGATTCGGTGGTGAACTCGCGGCCTGGATCGGGGAGCACTGCTTCGAACATCTCGATGCACCTGTGCGACGCCTGGCCTCGCTCGACGCCCCGGTCGGTTTCGCGAAGCCGCTGGAGGATGCCGTACTCGTGGGACGCGACGACATTATCACTGCCGCACGGGCACTGGCACAGTATTGA
- a CDS encoding HU family DNA-binding protein has translation MAKAAAAKPMTKKEIIDALAEKLDQPKKVAEQFLNEYNDLVYKQTKKTKEFTMPGLGKWVVGRSKARKGRNPATGETIKIPAKKVLKFRVAKAAKDATL, from the coding sequence ATGGCAAAAGCAGCGGCAGCGAAGCCGATGACCAAGAAAGAGATCATTGACGCTCTCGCAGAGAAACTCGACCAGCCCAAGAAGGTTGCAGAGCAGTTCCTGAACGAGTACAATGATCTCGTGTACAAGCAGACCAAGAAGACCAAGGAATTTACCATGCCTGGTCTCGGCAAGTGGGTCGTCGGACGCAGCAAAGCGCGCAAGGGCCGCAACCCGGCCACGGGCGAAACGATCAAGATCCCTGCCAAGAAGGTCCTGAAATTCCGCGTTGCCAAGGCAGCGAAGGACGCAACCCTGTAA
- a CDS encoding YifB family Mg chelatase-like AAA ATPase, translated as MISTVYSASTHGISASIITVETHIESQMPGFVVVGLPDNAVRESRERVTAAIKNSDYAFPVRRIVVNLAPADIRKEGSAFDLPLAMGILCATGELPEAAADHTLFLGELALDGTLRPIHGALSIALEALRKKYRRIILPAANAREAAMVKDIDVYPCASLREAVACADGRHPHGKPYRINTEDVFREKRLHSALDFSDVKGQENVKRALEVAAAGGHNIILIGPPGSGKTMLAKRLPGILPPLTFDEALETTKIHSVAGLLPPGEAIVAGRPFRAPHHTISDAAMVGGGVGWARPGEISLTHNGVLFLDELPEFARNVLEVLRQPLEEGTVTISRSRSTIEYPAAFMLVAAMNPCPCGNHGNPHQSCSCTEMQIQKYMSRISGPLLDRIDIHVECPQVKYQELASERRGESSEIVRRRVIAARELQAGRFRQRADLHCNAGMSGRDVSRFCTVDDGCRELLRKAAQALGFSARAYDRILKVARTIADLAASEHIRSEHISEAIQYRDLDRVL; from the coding sequence ATGATTTCAACGGTGTACAGCGCATCGACGCATGGCATCAGTGCCAGCATCATAACGGTTGAAACGCATATTGAAAGTCAGATGCCGGGCTTCGTGGTCGTGGGACTGCCCGACAACGCGGTGCGGGAGAGCAGGGAGCGGGTGACAGCGGCCATCAAGAATTCGGATTACGCCTTCCCGGTCCGGCGCATCGTGGTCAACCTGGCGCCGGCGGATATTCGCAAGGAAGGCTCGGCGTTCGACCTGCCGCTCGCCATGGGCATTCTCTGCGCGACAGGTGAACTCCCCGAGGCGGCGGCGGATCACACGCTGTTTCTCGGTGAGCTGGCACTGGATGGCACGCTGCGTCCCATACACGGCGCACTGTCCATCGCCCTCGAAGCACTGCGGAAAAAATACCGACGCATCATCCTGCCCGCAGCCAACGCGCGGGAAGCGGCGATGGTGAAGGATATTGATGTCTATCCCTGCGCCTCGCTGCGCGAAGCGGTGGCGTGTGCGGACGGCAGGCATCCCCATGGCAAGCCGTATCGCATCAATACAGAGGATGTTTTCAGGGAGAAACGGCTGCACAGCGCGCTGGATTTTTCGGATGTGAAGGGACAGGAGAATGTGAAGCGCGCGCTGGAAGTGGCAGCGGCGGGGGGACACAATATCATCCTCATCGGTCCCCCGGGTTCTGGAAAAACCATGCTCGCCAAACGCCTGCCGGGCATACTGCCCCCGCTCACGTTTGACGAAGCGCTGGAGACGACGAAGATTCATTCGGTGGCGGGACTCCTTCCCCCCGGCGAAGCCATTGTTGCGGGACGCCCATTCCGCGCGCCGCATCACACGATCAGTGACGCCGCTATGGTGGGTGGCGGCGTGGGCTGGGCGCGTCCGGGTGAGATCAGCCTCACGCACAACGGCGTGCTGTTTCTCGATGAGTTGCCGGAGTTCGCACGAAATGTACTCGAGGTACTGCGTCAGCCGCTGGAGGAAGGCACGGTCACGATATCCCGCTCGCGCAGCACCATCGAGTACCCGGCCGCCTTCATGCTCGTAGCCGCCATGAATCCCTGTCCCTGCGGCAACCACGGCAATCCCCACCAGTCCTGCAGCTGCACCGAAATGCAGATTCAGAAATACATGAGCCGCATCTCGGGTCCCCTGCTCGACCGCATTGATATCCATGTGGAATGTCCCCAGGTCAAGTACCAGGAACTGGCCAGCGAGCGGCGGGGAGAGTCGTCCGAGATCGTGCGCCGGCGTGTGATCGCCGCCCGTGAACTGCAGGCCGGGCGCTTCCGGCAAAGGGCGGACCTGCACTGCAATGCGGGGATGAGCGGACGCGATGTCTCCCGCTTCTGTACGGTGGATGACGGCTGCAGGGAACTGCTGCGTAAGGCGGCGCAGGCGCTGGGTTTCAGTGCGCGCGCTTACGACCGTATCCTCAAGGTCGCACGCACCATCGCGGATCTCGCCGCGAGCGAGCACATCCGCAGTGAGCATATTTCCGAGGCGATACAGTACAGGGATCTCGATCGTGTGCTATGA
- a CDS encoding WecB/TagA/CpsF family glycosyltransferase yields MTQEPQRKPEEVDVLGVRMHLAPAALFHALWDDAIHSRDRITVTAPHFHILLDAARSTRLRDYLNHCTYNHLDGIAAWLGVRLLTGRKPDRLTGTDTMLPWLDRHFRDGTRIYVLGGSLLTSDTLMEHTTKRYPGAALRCHHGMIDAGDSAVLEDIRGFAPEVLLVSLGTTLQFEWLRMHRDALDIPVVVATGGFVEFLAGRRPRAPRWMRALGLEWLHRLVHEPGRLWQRYLLGFPSFLFHILRQRLRRAS; encoded by the coding sequence ATGACGCAAGAGCCGCAACGGAAACCCGAAGAAGTGGATGTGCTGGGTGTGCGCATGCACCTGGCTCCTGCGGCACTGTTTCATGCGCTGTGGGATGATGCCATTCACTCGCGCGATCGCATCACCGTCACCGCACCACATTTCCACATCCTCCTCGACGCCGCGCGATCCACACGGCTGCGCGACTATCTCAACCACTGCACATACAATCATCTCGACGGCATCGCCGCCTGGCTGGGTGTGCGCCTGCTCACGGGCCGCAAACCTGACAGACTCACCGGCACCGATACCATGCTGCCCTGGCTCGATCGCCATTTCCGCGACGGCACGCGCATCTACGTCCTCGGTGGCAGTCTTCTCACTAGCGATACCTTGATGGAACACACTACGAAGCGCTACCCCGGCGCGGCATTGCGCTGCCATCACGGGATGATCGACGCCGGTGACAGCGCCGTGCTAGAGGACATCCGCGGTTTTGCGCCGGAAGTTCTGCTGGTCAGCCTGGGGACGACGCTGCAGTTCGAATGGCTGCGCATGCACCGCGACGCGCTCGATATTCCCGTCGTCGTTGCCACCGGGGGATTCGTGGAATTCCTCGCGGGACGGCGTCCACGCGCCCCGCGGTGGATGCGGGCGCTGGGACTCGAGTGGCTGCATCGCCTCGTGCACGAGCCCGGACGCCTCTGGCAACGCTACCTCCTCGGTTTCCCCTCCTTTCTCTTCCACATCCTCCGGCAGCGTCTGCGCCGCGCATCATAG
- a CDS encoding HAMP domain-containing histidine kinase produces the protein MIELAPKWIMYDEFWHTLKRRNLWLITLRYVAVIMLLGLILIGLLVDGLRMDELAIGILALIILLYNTIFHRTHGKLPDGYAAFHGLHFAFLQMFADFMALLVLVYLSGGVESPFFYFFIFHVIIGSLILPRHVINLLIGIAITAITLGSLLELHGIIPHFALEGFLDGNSYTNETYVIVHIILLAGILFVSNYLANSISKELYLRERSLTVAYKRLEDAEEAKSRYVMSVVHDLKTPIAAATTYLNMILDGSLGRIPEALERPLERSRIRLNGAISVVNDILQLTQLKLAEKPEIARVNLTELINEIYQEMRILFVAKKIRFSTWISSEEDIYVEAEQKLLKLGLSNLISNTHKYTEKGGRVEIHISDDEDNVIIEIADSGIGIPKDEQQKVFQDFYRSSLSKKKGIEGTGLGMSVVLHIIRQFNGRIHLESPSQLADGADHPGTAFFITLPKKYSPPSADLEEIDV, from the coding sequence ATGATTGAACTGGCCCCGAAATGGATCATGTACGACGAGTTCTGGCACACACTCAAGCGCCGGAACCTGTGGCTGATTACGCTGCGCTATGTGGCGGTGATCATGCTGCTCGGACTGATACTCATCGGACTTCTGGTCGACGGGTTGCGGATGGACGAACTGGCCATCGGCATTCTCGCGCTCATCATCCTTCTCTATAACACCATCTTTCACCGCACGCACGGGAAGCTGCCTGACGGATATGCGGCGTTTCATGGACTGCATTTCGCGTTCCTGCAGATGTTCGCGGATTTCATGGCCCTGCTCGTGCTCGTATACCTGAGCGGCGGTGTGGAATCCCCCTTCTTCTATTTCTTCATCTTTCATGTGATCATCGGCAGCCTCATTCTTCCCCGGCATGTCATCAACCTGCTGATCGGCATTGCCATCACAGCGATCACGCTCGGGTCGCTGCTCGAACTGCACGGCATCATCCCGCATTTCGCGCTCGAAGGCTTTCTCGACGGCAACTCGTACACGAACGAGACCTATGTCATCGTGCATATCATCCTCCTCGCAGGCATTCTCTTCGTGAGCAATTACCTGGCAAACTCGATTTCCAAGGAGCTGTACCTGCGCGAGCGGTCGCTGACCGTGGCCTACAAACGGCTGGAGGATGCCGAAGAGGCCAAATCGCGCTATGTGATGTCTGTCGTCCACGACCTGAAAACCCCCATTGCCGCTGCGACCACGTATCTGAACATGATACTCGACGGGTCGCTGGGACGCATACCCGAGGCGCTGGAGCGTCCCCTCGAACGCTCGCGCATCCGTCTGAACGGGGCGATCTCCGTGGTCAACGACATCCTGCAGCTCACGCAGCTCAAGCTCGCCGAAAAACCTGAAATTGCCCGTGTCAATCTCACCGAACTGATCAACGAGATTTACCAGGAAATGCGCATTCTCTTCGTTGCGAAGAAAATCCGTTTTTCCACCTGGATCAGCAGCGAAGAAGATATTTACGTGGAGGCCGAGCAGAAGCTGCTCAAGCTGGGACTGTCGAATCTCATCTCCAACACGCACAAGTACACCGAGAAGGGTGGACGCGTCGAGATTCACATCAGCGACGATGAGGACAATGTCATCATCGAGATCGCCGACTCAGGCATCGGTATTCCGAAGGACGAGCAGCAGAAGGTGTTCCAGGATTTCTACCGCTCGAGTCTCTCAAAGAAAAAAGGCATCGAGGGCACCGGACTCGGCATGAGTGTGGTGCTGCATATCATCCGGCAGTTCAACGGGCGCATTCATCTGGAGTCCCCTTCCCAGCTGGCGGACGGTGCCGATCACCCGGGCACCGCGTTTTTCATCACCCTTCCGAAGAAATACTCCCCGCCCTCGGCGGACCTTGAAGAAATCGACGTCTGA
- a CDS encoding response regulator translates to MPTIALIDDDPDIVEANRMLLEANGYYVVSAGTVDEAIDLVHEHHPDLVLLDVMMQQPDDGFYLANRFRRSGHDFPIIMLTSLSRAVGMHLGESATVPIEDYLEKPIPPGVLLEAIHTQLQKRHARAMP, encoded by the coding sequence ATGCCCACGATCGCATTAATTGACGACGATCCTGACATTGTAGAAGCAAACCGCATGCTGCTGGAAGCCAACGGGTATTACGTGGTTTCCGCCGGGACAGTGGACGAGGCGATTGACCTCGTGCATGAGCATCATCCCGATCTCGTGCTGCTCGATGTGATGATGCAGCAGCCGGATGACGGATTTTACCTCGCGAACCGGTTTCGGCGCAGCGGACACGATTTTCCCATCATCATGCTCACTTCCCTTTCCCGCGCCGTCGGGATGCATCTCGGGGAGAGCGCAACCGTTCCCATAGAGGATTATCTCGAGAAACCCATCCCGCCAGGGGTATTGCTCGAAGCCATTCACACCCAGCTGCAGAAACGGCACGCCCGCGCGATGCCGTAA
- a CDS encoding histidine kinase, translating to MNCVVSTIPERCKRCYCCVRECPANAIQIQNGQAVVLSTRCVGCGNCLKVCTQNAKSVRDAAAVISEAFAGDAKTERVACLAPSFPAAFPGVSPLKVIGALHALGFTRVVEVAFGADLVSRAYRTHVEESDDPVITTPCPAIVEYIEKYYPQLIPNLAPIVSPMIAAGKVIRQRYGDDSLIAFIGPCIAKKLEVLDDNVAGVIDEAMTFDEMIRLLEEAGIDPASCEERDFDPPHADLGQIYPVSGGLLKSAGISDDVMDTETIVVEGRQRCLNMITEIAQGKVNSKLIDILFCEGCICGPGMTSPLNHFEKRECIIGWVKSRRREMDFAAWERDMAEFTAMDLRRGFTPHPVQERMPEEEEIVPILMSMGKGETRNQLNCGACGYESCRALAAAVAQGIAEKEMCLQYTIDNLERSHRELAEAQAQLIHSEKLASVGQLAAGVAHEINNPLGTIVLYSHLLLKQLQEIDPAKEDIQFIIAEAERCRNIVGSLLNFARQGKLEVAACSVDDLLETVVSSVEKREEFRGVMVELQHSDALPTLHVDANQLRQVLLNLVMNACEAMPDGGTLRIACSQGDSPRELRIRISDTGIGIPEENISRLFTPFFTTKQIGKGTGLGLPIAYGIVKLHHGRIDVESTPGEGTVFTITIPTDLRDYPSAGQMTPRELASALSASSAPSTPSSLHLAK from the coding sequence ATGAATTGTGTTGTTTCCACCATACCGGAACGCTGTAAACGCTGTTATTGCTGTGTGCGCGAGTGTCCGGCGAATGCGATACAGATACAGAACGGACAGGCGGTGGTGCTGTCCACGCGCTGCGTGGGCTGCGGAAACTGCCTGAAAGTGTGCACGCAGAACGCAAAGTCCGTGCGCGATGCCGCCGCGGTGATCAGTGAAGCATTTGCCGGTGACGCGAAGACAGAACGCGTGGCCTGCCTGGCGCCGTCCTTCCCGGCCGCGTTTCCCGGTGTTTCGCCCCTGAAAGTGATCGGGGCACTGCATGCGCTCGGCTTCACGCGGGTGGTGGAAGTGGCCTTCGGGGCGGATCTCGTCAGCCGCGCTTATCGCACGCATGTGGAGGAAAGTGACGACCCGGTGATCACCACACCGTGTCCCGCCATCGTCGAATACATCGAAAAGTACTACCCGCAGCTCATCCCCAACCTCGCCCCCATTGTCTCGCCCATGATCGCGGCGGGCAAGGTGATACGCCAGCGGTATGGGGACGATTCCCTCATCGCGTTTATCGGTCCCTGCATCGCCAAAAAGCTGGAAGTGCTCGACGACAACGTGGCCGGCGTGATCGACGAGGCGATGACCTTTGATGAAATGATACGTCTGTTGGAGGAAGCCGGGATCGATCCGGCGTCCTGTGAGGAGCGGGATTTCGATCCGCCGCATGCGGATCTGGGACAGATTTACCCGGTGTCGGGGGGACTCCTGAAGAGCGCGGGCATCAGCGATGATGTGATGGATACGGAAACCATCGTGGTCGAGGGACGGCAGCGCTGCCTGAACATGATCACGGAAATCGCGCAGGGCAAGGTCAACAGCAAACTCATTGATATCCTCTTCTGCGAAGGCTGCATCTGCGGACCGGGAATGACCTCGCCGCTCAACCATTTCGAAAAACGGGAATGCATCATCGGCTGGGTGAAATCCCGCCGCAGGGAAATGGACTTCGCGGCGTGGGAACGCGACATGGCGGAATTCACAGCGATGGATCTGCGCCGCGGCTTTACGCCGCATCCCGTCCAGGAACGTATGCCTGAAGAGGAGGAAATCGTACCCATCCTCATGTCCATGGGCAAGGGCGAAACCCGAAATCAGCTCAACTGCGGCGCCTGCGGCTATGAGAGCTGCCGCGCACTGGCGGCGGCCGTCGCCCAGGGCATCGCGGAAAAGGAAATGTGCCTGCAGTACACTATCGACAATCTCGAGCGTTCGCATCGCGAACTCGCCGAGGCACAGGCGCAGCTTATTCACAGCGAGAAGCTGGCGAGTGTGGGACAACTGGCGGCGGGCGTGGCGCATGAGATCAACAATCCCCTCGGGACCATCGTCCTTTACTCGCATCTCCTCCTCAAACAGCTGCAGGAAATCGATCCCGCGAAAGAGGACATACAGTTCATCATTGCCGAAGCGGAGCGCTGCCGCAACATCGTCGGCAGTCTGCTGAATTTCGCGCGGCAGGGGAAGCTGGAAGTCGCCGCGTGTTCGGTCGACGATCTGCTCGAGACTGTCGTGTCCAGCGTGGAAAAACGCGAGGAATTCCGCGGCGTCATGGTGGAGCTGCAGCACAGCGACGCGCTTCCCACGCTGCATGTCGATGCAAATCAGCTGCGGCAGGTGCTGCTCAATCTTGTGATGAACGCCTGCGAAGCCATGCCCGATGGGGGAACCCTGCGCATTGCATGTTCGCAGGGGGACTCCCCGCGCGAACTGCGCATTCGCATCAGCGATACCGGTATTGGCATTCCCGAAGAAAACATTTCCCGCCTGTTTACGCCGTTTTTTACGACGAAGCAGATCGGGAAGGGGACGGGACTCGGACTCCCTATCGCCTACGGCATCGTGAAGCTGCATCATGGACGCATCGATGTGGAGAGCACGCCGGGTGAGGGAACCGTATTCACCATCACCATTCCGACGGACTTGCGTGACTATCCCTCGGCGGGACAAATGACGCCGCGTGAACTGGCGTCTGCGCTTTCCGCATCATCCGCACCCTCGACACCATCCTCGCTGCATCTCGCGAAATGA